The window GCAGACCAGCGTCATGCCGGCGCAGGCGAAGGCCGGATGTGTCCTCAACCCGGCCGTGGCCCACGAGAGCGTCAAGATCCGCAAGACCACCAAGGTCAACGCCACCGCCCTCGGTCTTCTCCCGAAGGGCGCGAAGGCAACGTATGTGACCTGCGGCGTGAAGCTCGCGGACAACTACTCGCTCTGTGGCTGGAAGAACGACAACCGGTGGTCCTACATCACCTACCGGGGCATCAAGGGCTACGTGCCGCTCGCCTGCGTCGTGTAGTCCGGTCCCTCCAAAGCCAGGCCACGACTCCAGGGCCGTCACCCGACGATCATTGTCGACGCTTGCGTCCGCAGCCCGAACGGTGGCGACCTTCTTCTCACCCAGACCCCAATGCCCCGGCCCACCAACTCGGTGAGCCGGGGCACTTCTCTGCGCCCGGTCAGGCCGTGCCACCCAGGTATGGGTACAGGTGATCGTCCGCAGGGTGCCCGCAGGGGCCCTGGGCTCACGCCGCCAGAGCACCTGGAGGTGTCGAAGTCGAAAGGGTCGGCGCCCGTTGTAGGGTCTAGCGGTTCGTGTCACAGGAACATCTGTTCGCCGGCGCTGACGTCAGCAGTTGCCGGCGCCTCCACCGCAGCGGCGTCTCGGGCCCGTGCGGGGAAGGGTCGGGGGGCATGCGACCTGGCGTCCCAGCAGGTCAACGGCTCGCTCTCGGGTAGATGCGCTGTGACAGGACAGCACCTCGCGGACGTGCCCGGCTCGCCTTGAGAAGGCGGAGGCCCGGGGTTCTCGAACGACCTGGCATTCGCGGAAGTCGCCACCGTCCAGGGACTGGAGGAGTGCGTGCCACCCGCGCGGTCTCGGCCCGCGGGCTCAGACGAGGGCGGCGGCCAGCAGGGCGAAGGCGGCGATGAGGTCGGCGACGCGGATGTAGTGGAAGCGGTCCCAGCGGTTCGCCTGCTCCTTCCAGTCGGCGGGCCGGTTCTCGGGGGTCCACGTCTTGCTCCGGTTGTTGATCGGGACGAGCAGCAGAAGCGACATGATCACGCTGAGGATCAGCAGCGCGCCGGCGATGACGACGAGGCCGGCGCCGGGGCGGTGCCATCCCGCGATGGCCCAGACCGCGGCGAGGGCGAGCGAACCGACGTACCAGAACGGCATCACGGCGCCGAGCATCCGGCCCCCGTGGGCGCGGCCACTCAGGCAGCTGTCGTCCGGGAGGGCCTTGAGGATCCGGTTGATGACGAAGGCGACGGAGAACTCCACCCCCACCATCACTCCGACGACCACGATGGTGACGACCTTGAGTGCGTCGAGCATGATGACCCCTCCTGGGATCTAGCGCCGCTAGATGATGAGCTCACGCTAGACCTGCTGTCGCTCGATTGTCTAGCGGTGCTAGGATCGAACCATGTCGGTACAGGAACGCAAGGAACGCGAACGGGCGGCCCGCGAGCGCCTCATCGTGGCCACGGCCCGTGAACTCGCCGAGCAGCAGGGCTGGGACGCGGTCACCACCCGCCGGCTCGCCGAGCGCATCGAATACAGCCAGCCCGTCCTCTATGGCCACTTCCGCGGCAAGCGCGAGATCATCGGCGCCGTCGCCCTCCAGGGCGCCGCCGAGATGGCCGCGGCGGTGCGGGCCGCGGCCTCGCCCGCGGACGGCCCGCGCACCCGGGTCACCGCCCTCGCCCGCGCCTACCTTGACTTCGCGGAGCGCAACCCGGCGGTCTACGACGCCATGTTCCAGCTCGACGGCGGCCTGGCCTTCGCGGCCGAGGACACCCCGGAGCCGCTGAAGGACGCCTTCGCCGCCCTGCTGGAAAGCCTCGGCGAGGTTGCCGGGGATGGCGTCCACCCGGGACTGTTCACCGAGGTGTTCTGGGCGGCCCTGCACGGGCTGGCCACCCTGACCCGGGCGGGACGGCTGCCGCCGGCGGAAGCCGACCGTAGGGTGGAGCTGCTGGTGGACCGGCTCGTCATGGCCTGACACCCCGTCTGGACCGAAGGGCAGCCGAGGCCTTCCGGCCCGGCTGTCGGCCAGGGTGCGCCTGCGGGATCCTGGAGCGGTAGCTGCTGGTGGCGGCGAAGATCTCGGCCTCGGCGGTGTCGATGAGGCGGTCGACGGTGTCGGCGGTGACACCGGTGACACCGGTGACGAGGTCGTCAATGCGGGCGGAGGCCACCATCATGCGGCGCAGCACGGCCATACCCTGGACGGTGCCGGCGGCCTCCACCCAGGCGTCCATCCCGACGGGCTCGCCGGCCAGCCTGTGCAGGTACACGTGGCCCCCGACGTCGGCGAGCTCTTCGTGCTTGGCGAGCCGGTCGATGACGCTGCGGAGGTCGGGATCCTCGCCGAGGGCGTAGACCTCCAGAATTGCCTGGTGGATCCGTCCGTGAGCGTGATGGTAGAAGTCGTCGTGACAGACCAGTTCGACGATGTCGGCGATGGCCTCGGTGGAGTGCAGCATCGCGCGCAGGACGGTCTTCTCCGCTTCCAGGTCGTGAGGGGGCTGTGCGGGCGGGGTTTCGTCCTCGGCCAAGGGTGTCCTCCACGTCGACCCGACCGCGCGGGTCCTGGTGATCAGCGGCGCCCAGCGTAGCGAGGGCGTAGGCGGCGGTTGCAGGGTTCAGCACAGCCGACGGGGTCGTGGGATCGAACTGCAGGACGACGCCCCCGGACACGGTGTTGCTGCCGAGCGCTTTGTTCATGTCCTGCACGACCTTGTCCGTCAGAAGGCGGCCCTGAACACCCCACGCGGTGGATGCCCGCGCAGGCTCAGGTTTCGGAGGCCGGATCGAAGCCCCACCGCGGTGTCCTCCCTTGTCGTGCAGAGCACAACCATGGTCCCGAAGCAAGCAGCCAGGCGCTCTCGTAACTCACCAACAAAGCCACCCAGGGCTCACGCAGAAGGACTCGCCGCTGGTGGCGGCGGGTCCCCGTAGCGGCCGGCCATCGCCGCGGCGCGATCGCGCAGGGAGGTGCGCAGTGACTGCGGGGCCAAAGCTTCCGCGTCCAAGCCGAGTTGCCACAGGGCCCATTCGGCGTGGCGAGAATCCTGGTAGGTCAGCTCCAGCCGCAGCCGGCCGTCCGCGTCGGGTTCTTCGGCGCGGACGGCCACCGCGGTGTCCAGCAGGTCCTCCCGCCGCGCCGGGTTCACCCGTACGAGCACGGTGATGTGGTCGCTGCCGAGGAACCGCGCGGAGCGTTCCCGCCAAATCCGGTCCAGATCGGCCCGGTGGGGGCGCTGCGCCGTTTCGGGAAGTTCCTCGGCGGCCCGTATGCGCGACAGGCGGTAGGTGCGGTCCGCGCCGGATCTCGTGGCCAGCAGGTAGCCCCGGTCGCGTACGGTGACCAGGCCGATCGGGTCGACCGTGCGCCACTGCGGTGTCTGGCCCGTGGCCGCGTAGTGCAGGCGCAGCTTGTGTCCCGCGAGCACCGCGCGCCGGATCTCGATCAGGGTGGCGTCGGGGACCTCGTCGACGACCAGCCGGCGCGAGAGCAGGTCGCTCTCCGGCTCGACGAGGAACCGCCTGGCCGCGTCGCTCGCGGTGGTCCGGCGGCTTTCGGGCAGCGCGTCGACCACCTTCCGCGCGGCCGAAGCGAGCGCCGAGCCGAGGCCCAGCACCTGTTCGCCGCGCGCCGATCCGGCGGTCAGCAGGGCGAGGGCCTCGTCGTGGTTCAGGCCGGTGAGCTCGGTCCGGAAGCCGGGCAGCAGCGAGAAGCCGCCGTGCCGGCCGCGTTCGGCGTAGACGGGGACGCCGGCCGCGGACAGTGCCTCGATGTCGCGCAGCACGGTGCGGGTGGA of the Streptomyces sp. RerS4 genome contains:
- a CDS encoding DUF1772 domain-containing protein, coding for MLDALKVVTIVVVGVMVGVEFSVAFVINRILKALPDDSCLSGRAHGGRMLGAVMPFWYVGSLALAAVWAIAGWHRPGAGLVVIAGALLILSVIMSLLLLVPINNRSKTWTPENRPADWKEQANRWDRFHYIRVADLIAAFALLAAALV
- a CDS encoding TetR/AcrR family transcriptional regulator; the protein is MSVQERKERERAARERLIVATARELAEQQGWDAVTTRRLAERIEYSQPVLYGHFRGKREIIGAVALQGAAEMAAAVRAAASPADGPRTRVTALARAYLDFAERNPAVYDAMFQLDGGLAFAAEDTPEPLKDAFAALLESLGEVAGDGVHPGLFTEVFWAALHGLATLTRAGRLPPAEADRRVELLVDRLVMA
- a CDS encoding DnaB-like helicase N-terminal domain-containing protein, producing the protein MAEDETPPAQPPHDLEAEKTVLRAMLHSTEAIADIVELVCHDDFYHHAHGRIHQAILEVYALGEDPDLRSVIDRLAKHEELADVGGHVYLHRLAGEPVGMDAWVEAAGTVQGMAVLRRMMVASARIDDLVTGVTGVTADTVDRLIDTAEAEIFAATSSYRSRIPQAHPGRQPGRKASAALRSRRGVRP
- a CDS encoding WYL domain-containing protein, with the translated sequence MRADRLVSLVLLLRQRGRLTADTLARELEVSTRTVLRDIEALSAAGVPVYAERGRHGGFSLLPGFRTELTGLNHDEALALLTAGSARGEQVLGLGSALASAARKVVDALPESRRTTASDAARRFLVEPESDLLSRRLVVDEVPDATLIEIRRAVLAGHKLRLHYAATGQTPQWRTVDPIGLVTVRDRGYLLATRSGADRTYRLSRIRAAEELPETAQRPHRADLDRIWRERSARFLGSDHITVLVRVNPARREDLLDTAVAVRAEEPDADGRLRLELTYQDSRHAEWALWQLGLDAEALAPQSLRTSLRDRAAAMAGRYGDPPPPAASPSA